The stretch of DNA AGCAATTGTTAAAGCGGGTGTTCGGCATCATCTTGCCCGCAAAAGACGCATAATCCAGTTGGCACTTGTCGAAATGCACACCAAATAGAAAGTCGCGGCAGGAGTGAAACTGTAGGCCTATTAGCTTGCAACCGTCAAAGGCCACATTTTGTAAGGCTACATTCCCGATACTGGCACCTGCCAAGTTGCAGTTCTCAAATAAGCAGTCGCTGAACACACGGTCTGCTAAATTGGCTTGGCTCAGATCGAAGTTGATGAAGTGGTATTGCTCGAACTCCTGGTGGCCTACCAGGTGTGGTGGAAGGGCTCGTTGCACTACCTGCTCAGCCGGGAAAAAACCGGGCTTTTGCAGTG from Hymenobacter taeanensis encodes:
- a CDS encoding pentapeptide repeat-containing protein; protein product: MQRALPPHLVGHQEFEQYHFINFDLSQANLADRVFSDCLFENCNLAGASIGNVALQNVAFDGCKLIGLQFHSCRDFLFGVHFDKCQLDYASFAGKMMPNTRFNNCSLREVEFGRADLTQAVFADCELEGAVFHQTNLSGTDFTTARHVVLDPEVNELKQARFALATLPGLLSKHELVIV